The following DNA comes from candidate division KSB1 bacterium.
TTGCGCATAAGATCACAAATTCTCATGTGATTTTCATATCGGTCTTTGTAAAGAGCCTCTCTCTGCAAAGGCGTCAGCTTGGTTCTCTTGTGAATGACCATGGGATTTCCTCCTTAATGGATTAGTTGTGCAACTGTAGCAAGTTAGGAAATCCCGATAACTTTAAACAACGCTAAATTAACTTACACGTTAAAGTATAAAATATTTTTCCAATCCATTACTTTTGGAATATACTTCGGCTCTTCATCTGTTGAATTCAATGTAATATTTACCAAATTAATTTAATTGTTTAATTTTAAGGAGGAGGTATGGGGCTGTTCAATTTCATCAAAGGTGTAGGAGCAAGCATTCTAGGGAAAGGCAAAGAGGCGGAAAACGTCAGACAACTGCTCGAATCGTCCTTAGGAGACAAAATTACCAATCTTCAGGTTACCTTTAAAGACGGTCTGGTGACGCTGGCGGGACAATGCGATTCACAGGCGACCAAAGAAAAGGCGGTGCTGCTTGCAGGTAATGTCAAAGGTGTTGAAAAAGTTAATGATGACTTGTTAACGGCGCCGGTCGAGAAAAAGGAAGAGGCGGAATTCTACACCATTCGCCCGGGAGATACGCTCTCCAAAATTGCCAAAACGTATTACGGAAATGCCAACAAATACCCCATAATTTTTGAAGCCAACCGAGAAGTCATCAAAGATCCCAATTTGATTTATCCCGGCCAAGTGATTCGAATTCCCAAACTTCCTTCCTAGTCGATGACTCGGTGAAAGCGATTATTACTCCAACACACGAGGCTTAAGCATGAGCGATCTCATTCAAGATTTTCTCAAATCCGTAGGGCCGTCTTTTTCGGCTCAGGCTGCTGCCGCTTTAAATCTCAACGCTTCTACGGTTGAAAAAATGCTGCCGCAGTTGGCGCCGTTAATTATCACCGGATTAAAGAAACAAAAAGATGAATTCGGCGGACCGGCGCGTATTGATCACATCATCAACAAGTACGGGAACGTTTCGGCGTTGGCCAACATCGGCAGTCTTTTCGCGGAAATGTCGAAACAAAAAGCCGACGCGACGTTGGGAGGCCTTTTGGGCAGTGCCGGAACAAAGGCCGCCGAAATTCTGGCAAAGCAATACAAAATCAAAACCGATCAAGTGGCCAAGCTGATTACTTTTCTTTCACCCGTACTGCTGGGGTATTTGGCCAAAGCGAGGGATACCGGCGCCGGACTCAACGGTATCGCTGCCTTACTCGACCGGAACGGCGACGGCTCCAATTTTGACGATGTGGCGGGATACTTGTTGGGCGGCTCCGGAAATAAAACCGTCGAAGCCGTCGGTACTCTATTGGGCGGTCTATTAAAAAAGAAAAAATAAAGGCGCTGTTTGCGGTTGAACTTTGCCTGGGAGAAACTATGCTTAAAGAATTCAAAGAATTTGCCATGCGCGGCAACGTTGTGGACATGGCCGTCGGCATCATCATCGGCGCTTCTTTCGGCTCCATCGTCTCTTCCTTGGTCAAGGACATCCTTATGCCCCCGATCGGCCTTTTGCTCGGCAAAGTCGATTTCAGCAACCTGTTCTTGGTTCTGAAGCAGGGCAGCGAGCCCGGACCGTATACCTCCCTGGCTGCCGCTCAGCAGGTGGGGGCCGTTACTTGGAACTATGGTTTATTCATCAATGCCGTAGTCAACTTTCTTATCGTGGCTTTTGCCGTCTTTTTGCTGATTCGCGGCTTGAATAAGCTGAAACGACAAGAAGCGGAAAAGCCCGCAGCTCCGCCGCCTCCAAGCCCTGAAGTTGTTTTGCTCACTGAAATTCGCGACTTGTTGAAAGGCCGATGAAAAAAATAAAAAGCCCGATCTTGGCAGTCGGGCTTTTTCGTTTTAAAAAGCAGGTAAAAGTTCGCCGTCCGAGTTTTTGAAAAACGGCGCCCAAACGAAATTGACCAAAAGAACAGTAATCTGCGTTTTGCTGGGACGAATGACGGTCGGTTTTAAC
Coding sequences within:
- the lysM gene encoding peptidoglycan-binding protein LysM, with product MGLFNFIKGVGASILGKGKEAENVRQLLESSLGDKITNLQVTFKDGLVTLAGQCDSQATKEKAVLLAGNVKGVEKVNDDLLTAPVEKKEEAEFYTIRPGDTLSKIAKTYYGNANKYPIIFEANREVIKDPNLIYPGQVIRIPKLPS
- a CDS encoding DUF937 domain-containing protein codes for the protein MSDLIQDFLKSVGPSFSAQAAAALNLNASTVEKMLPQLAPLIITGLKKQKDEFGGPARIDHIINKYGNVSALANIGSLFAEMSKQKADATLGGLLGSAGTKAAEILAKQYKIKTDQVAKLITFLSPVLLGYLAKARDTGAGLNGIAALLDRNGDGSNFDDVAGYLLGGSGNKTVEAVGTLLGGLLKKKK
- the mscL gene encoding large-conductance mechanosensitive channel protein MscL, whose product is MLKEFKEFAMRGNVVDMAVGIIIGASFGSIVSSLVKDILMPPIGLLLGKVDFSNLFLVLKQGSEPGPYTSLAAAQQVGAVTWNYGLFINAVVNFLIVAFAVFLLIRGLNKLKRQEAEKPAAPPPPSPEVVLLTEIRDLLKGR